The following are from one region of the Oryzias melastigma strain HK-1 linkage group LG22, ASM292280v2, whole genome shotgun sequence genome:
- the LOC112149453 gene encoding uncharacterized protein C14orf132, translating into MDLSFMAAQIPVMTGAFMDSSPNDDYSGEHSLFNSSASVNAAASAASVHGQQDEQQSVSSDAIWLWIAIIATIGNIVVVGIVYACTF; encoded by the coding sequence ATCCCCGTCATGACAGGAGCCTTCATGGACTCCTCGCCTAACGACGACTACAGCGGGGAACACTCGCTTTTCAACTCGTCTGCCAGCGTGAACGCCGCAGCCTCAGCCGCCTCCGTCCACGGCCAGCAGGACGAGCAGCAGTCCGTGTCGAGTGACGCCATCTGGCTCTGGATCGCTATCATCGCCACCATTGGGAACATAGTGGTGGTGGGCATTGTTTACGCCTGCACTTTCTGA